Part of the Candidatus Chlorohelix allophototropha genome, CGGTTTAGAAAAACCAGCATCACCAATATAACCGGAATAACTGCCATTAGCCCTAGCAGCACTCCCACGATTACAGCCCAACTACCCGGCGGCATTGTTACTATCACTAGCACCGCCAGCGTAACCCCGAAACCCATCATCAGACTGACAAAGCTCTTTTTGACCATATTTTTACTCTCGCTACTATTTCTTAAGGTCACGCTTGGCGCATGCCCCACTTGAACATTCCGTATGCAATTTTGCTATCCAACGGATGCCATCCGTTTCCTGTTCCTTATTGCGAACTGGTACGCCGGGTAGTTTCGTAATTTCTAGGGTTAGTAGGCTGTGACGGCGCAACTCTTGGCAAGGGGCGGGGCGGTTGTGCCACCGTTTTAGGCTGTGGCTTCTCCTCGTCCCATAAATCCACTTGTCGGGCTGGTTGCGGCTGCGGCTTGGCTACCGTTCGGACTTCCTCGTCCTCATCTCGGTAATCATAATTGCTGTCCATCCGGGGATATTCAGCCTTTAGCTCTGCCACCCGCCGCCTTTTGCCTATGCCTTGCTGGTAGTTTTCAAAGCGTTCGGAAACGCCCATCGCCTGTTCATCGTAGCCATAATCTCGGTAAGAGGGCGCGGGTTGGGTTTCGGTTCTGATTTCCCGGCGACTTAGGTAATTCGGTGTTGGCACATAGGGCGTTTCGTATTCTTCCTGCACCACTGTTTCCCGCTTGGGGCGAGATGGGCGCGTTTGTTCCAACGTACCGCCCAAATGCACTACCGTTTGCTCCATCTCGGCGTTTGAAATGTACGCCCCCTGTAAACGAGTAGAGATATTGCCGGAGAAAAGCAGAAAATCGCCGCGCCCCATCAATTTCTCTGCGCCGCTACCCGCCACACCGCTGGCGACTCGCGCATCTTCCGGTGACACAACTTTACCCACAATCCGAGTGGGGAAATTGCTTTTAGCAATGCCCCCGATTACGCTGGCGGCAGGCTTTTGGGTACTGGCTATCAGGTGGATTCCCGCTTCGCGCCCGCGTTGGGTAATGCGCGTTACCAGTTGTTCCATCTCGCGCCCGTTTACCATCAGTAAGTCAGCCAGTTCATCAATGAAAATTGCCAGCACCGGGCTACTAACACCCGTTTCATCGCGCTTTTCCATGTGGCGAACCGCCCACTTCAGGCGATGCAAGCCATCGGTGGGGTCGGTGATTACCGGGCAAACCAGATTTGGCAAACCGTTGAAATGCTTGTAGCCTCGGCTCTTGGGGTCAATCAGCAACATCCGCAATTGCTCTGGAGGATTCTGCAAGGCAAGGCTGGCAATCATGCTACGCGCTAACGCGGTTTTGCCGCTTCCGGTAGTGCCACTAATAAGCACATGCGCAATATCCGGCGAAGTAAGACGCACCAGCAAAGGCACGCCGTTTTCATCCAACCCCAATATGGGCGAATGTGTCGGCAAATCGGCAGGCAAGGTACGCATCAACGGGAAAAGCTGCACCGCTACCGGGTCGGGTCGGGGTACTTCTACTTTGACGAAATAACCATCTCTGGTGATACGGCAACTATGCACCCCTAATGCCAGCGCAATTTCATCCGCAAGATTCGTCACACGGCTATATTTGACCCCGCTTGCCAATTTCACGTGGAATTGGATTAAGCGCGGCGAAATATTCCCCCCTACTACGCTCCCCTCGATATTGTGGGAGTGTAGGGTATATTCGATGCCATCAGCTTGGTGATCTAAAAGAGAACGCATTTGAGCAGTCCTGTAGTTCAAGGGATAGTTTGGATAGCCGTAATCCTGTTTGAAACACAAGTTCTACAGAACATAATATCAGAACAAATACTCTAAGTCAAGAACATGTTTCTACCGTTTCGCCGAAACCGCAAATTTAGGGTAATATCTATTTCGCTAACGAATAGGAAAAATAACGAATCGAGGAGGTCTATAGAGATGACAAAAACACAGGTTGGCTTCATTGGCTTAGGCATAATGGGGCGCGGTATGGCGCTGAATTTACTAAAAGCCGGCTTCCCGCTTACTATTTATGCCCGAAACCCCCAGAAGGTGCAGGATATAGTAGCGGCAGGGGCGTTACTGGTTAATTCATCCCGCGAAGTTGCAGAGAAGTCGGAAATTACAATCACGATTGTGCCAGATTCCCCGGAAGTGCTGGAAGTGATATTGGGACAAAACGGCGCATTGGAAGGGGCGCAACCCGGCTCAATTATTATAGATATGAGTACCATTAATCCTGCTACCAGCCGCAATGTAGCCGAGCATTGCAACGCCAAAGGGGTTCATTTTATGGATGCGCCTGTCAGCGGCGGTTCAATCGGGGCGCAAACCGGCACGCTGGCTATAATGGCGGGTGGCGATGCGTCAGTATTTCAACGGGCGTTGCCGATTTTTCAGGCAATGGGACGCGCCGAAGCCATTTACCATGTGGGCGTGGTTGGTTCGGGCGAAGTGGTGAAAATAGTCAACAATGTAATGGGCGCAATTATCACGGCGGCATGCGGCGAAGCGTTGGCAATGGGGGTGAAAGCGGGAGTTGAGGTTGAGAAAATCGCCGAGATAGTTACAAACAGCAGCGGCTCAAACTGGCAACTGGCTAACGCTTTCCCGCGCAACGTGTTTAGCGGCGCGTTCAAACCCGGCTTTTTTACCGAGCTAATGTACAAGGATGTGGGGTTGGCGTTGCAACTTGCCGAGCAGGTTGGCACTCCCGCCACAATGGCACAACTGGCGCGTGGCATGTTCGAGAGCGCAATCGCGGCGGGCTATGGTCGGGATGATTACACCTCGGTGGTGCGTCCGGTTGAAGCGGCGGCAGGGGTTGAGCTTCGCGCTAAAAGCTGAAGCAAGCGTGGGCAATTAGCCTTTACCCCGCCTTTAAGGTAAAATCAATCAGGCTGGAACAAGCGATCTTATGAATTCGGTGAAGGGAAAAGCATGTTTTTATATCTGGTTCGGCATGGGCAATCGGTTTGGAATGCGGAAAACCGCCATCAGGGCTGGCAAAATGTGCCGCTCTCCCCGTTAGGTGAATTGCAGGCGCAGCGCATTGCCCAACGCTTGAGCAACATGCAATTCGACTATCGCTATACCAGCCCGATTTTGCGCTGCTATGATACCGCCGCTACTATCGTTAAAGCGCAAGGTCTTGCGCCTGAAACCGCGCTGGAAGTGGACGAGAATATTAAAGAGGGGCGGATAAGTGCGCGGCGTGAGGGTAGGCTTAACAAAGAGCTTTTTAGCGATTGGACGGACGAAGAAAAACGGCTCTTTCGTGAGGACTATTCCTTCAAGTTTGAAGATGGGGAGTCGGTGAAGGGCGTTATCGAACGCACCCTTGCTTTCTTTGAACGGGTTGCCGCTCTCAGCGAAGAGCCTTTGCCCGATGAGAAAGAGGAGGAGCTTGAAACCAGACCTAAACCCACCCCGAAAACCGCGCTAGTAGTGGCGCATCTGCTCAATATCCAGATACTGACGCTTTATGCCTTAAATTCGTTGGATGCAATCCAACGTCGTCAGGACAATATTGACCGTCTAGCCATCGGTAACTGCTCTTTAACTGTAATCGAAACCAACCTGAAAGGTAAAGCGCCTTTCTTCCGGGTGCATACCGTCAGCGATGCTTCGCATCTGGCGGGGCTGAAAGCGCCCGAACCACCTATTGCACAGGGTTAAGCGCAACAAGTTGGACTTACACTTTGAAAATTCCAAAAAACCATTGAAATTTGAGAAGAGCAATCAAAATGGAAAAAATCAAATATGAATTGATACCAAGTGTAGGGATAGGTCCTGTTCGGTTTGGAATGACACATCAGGAAGTATATGAGGCAATGGGTACAAAGCCCTCGACAACGCTTCCGAGAGGAAAAGCTGTAGGGGAAGAGGAGCGCAGTTCTTTTCATCTTCACAATTGTTTTGCGGTTCATTATTCTACCGAAAATTCCACTGTCGAATTTATTGAGGTCTCTAGTGACTGTGATATCGATGTCTTTTATAAGGATATTGATTTCTTTAACACTGAAGTTGAAGAATTATTAGTTCTTCTGACGAAAGAAACTCCCTATGATGAAGATGACCCAGAATTAGGTTATAGCTTTATATTTCCCGAACTTGAGCTTTCCTTATACCGCCCTCACGGACCAGAAGATATAGAACCTCTTACTGAGGAGAGTTCCGAAGAAGATATAAAATATTATGAAGGGGAACTTAAAAGATTAAAATATATTGAGTCAGTGGGATTAGGTATTACCGGGTATTATGGTGCTGATTGGGAAAGGCTAAAGGAAAAGTCGAATCAAAGTAATAATTATGACCATACCCTCATTCAACGTATTATGAGAGTTGTAAGGCACAATTCATTAGATTAGAACCCTTTGCTAAGTTGAGAATGTTGAAAGTAATCATACAAACACTATAATGAGCAATTCACTGGATTTCAAAGCGCATCCGCGTAGTTGGCGCGATTTCAAACTGGTTTATCCTGTAATAGCGCGGCGCAGCAAGGGACTATCCATCGGTGTAAATCTCAATCCCGACCGGGTATGTAACTTCGATTGTATTTATTGCGAAGTAAATCGCACCGATTTTCACCCCGGCAAGGGCTTGATACCGCTGCCTCCCAAAAACCTGCCGCGTCCTAAAGTAGAGCTTGCCGAGATAAGCCGCGAACTACTCTCGCTGTTGGCAATAGTAAAGGACGGCACGCTTTGGAATGAGCCGGAATTTGCTACCACACCGGAAAACCTCAAGCGATTGAATGATATTGCTTTTAGCGGTGATGGCGAGCCAACCGCTTGTCCACAATTTAGTGGGGCGGTTCAGGCGGTTATAGAAGCGCGGGCATTAGCGGGCTTTTCTTCGCAGACGGTAAAACTGGTATTGATAACCAACGCTACCCGCTTCCATCGCCCCAATGTGCGGGAGGGTTTACGCGCAATTGTGGCAGCGCAAGGCGAGATTTGGGCGAAACTCGATGCCGGAACGCCCGAATATTTCCGCAAGATTGATAAGACTAATATTGATTACGGGCGAGTGTTGGAAAATATTCTCAGCGTTTCAGGCGAGTTGCCGCTTAACATCCAAACCTGTATGATGCGGGTAAACGGTGATGCGCCTTCGCTCGCTGAAATTGAGGCGTATATCCACAGGTTGGTTTATTTTCTGGAAAATGGGGCAAAACTTAACACTGTACAGCTATATACGGTAGCGCGTCCCCCCGCGCAAGCTTTTGTTACCAGCTTGAGTGTGGCTGAACTGGCGGAAATAGCCGAGCTTATCCGGCAACGTACCGGGTTGAGCGTGGAATTTTTTGGTGGTAGTGTGGGTTTGACACAGAAAGGTTAGATTGACAAGTGCTAGACCTGTTGCGACCCAGAACGGGTTGCTTAATGGTGGCGGGGCATCGTGGTGCGCGTGGTTATGCGCCCGAAAACACCATGCCCTCCTTTATCAAGGCGCATGAATGTGGCGCGGATACCATCGAATTTGATGTCCATCTCACTAAAGATAAACGTTGCGTCATAATCCATGACGAAGAATTGGAACGTACTACCGATGGGCATGGGCTGGTGCAGGATTATACTTGGGCGGAATTATCCAAACTGGATGCCGGAAGCTGGTTTGACCGCAAGAGTCAAGCCACTTTGGAAGCTCTAGCAAAAAAAGAAGGCAAGTTTGCCGACCCCAACTACATCCCTCCGCCTATTCCGACTCAAAGCTTCGCCGGAACTCGCTTGCCCTTGCTGGAAGAGACGCTAGAATGGGCTAAAGCGGTGGGGATTGGAGCTTCGATTGAAATTAAAGTACCGTTCCCCTTTTATAGCGGTACGTTTGCAGACAACGAGATTATTGATCGCACCCTTGAAATCGTAGCTCGTTACGGCGATGAAGAAAATACCCAAATACACAGCTTTGACCATCGCTTGATGCGTCGGGTCAAAGAGCTTAACCCCAATATCAGCACCACCATCAGCTTTTATGGCGCAATTATGGTAAACCCTCTGAGCTTGCTGGATGATGCGCTGGCAGATGGGGTGGCAATCGGCAGTATCTGGGTCACTCGCGAATTGGTGGATATATACCATGCACATGGGCGCACTGTTTTTGCGTGGGGCGGTCCCGGCGAAGACCCGTATAATGAAGAAGCAGAACTGGGCAAACTGGTACAAATGGGGGTAGATTACGTCAGCGGCGGCTTACCCGACCTGTTGCGGGAGGTAGCTGAAAAATACGTTTGAGCGACTAGCGCGTCTGCTCTATCGTCTCGATTTCATCGGGCGTTAGCTCATAAAGGGCATAGCTGATATCGGCGGCGGCGCTTATATCAAGCTTTGCCTCGAAAAGTTGCGGGAATTGCTTGAGCCTTTCCGGGAATGGGATAGCTAGGTTTTTAACGGGGTTGGCATAATAATCATACTGTCCCCCGCCTACCTGTTTGCTATAACTGCGAAATTGCCATGTGGAGAGAGGCGTGTTCAGAAAATGCGCTGCCGCTTGCTCAAAAAGCAATCCCTCCGGCGCGATTCCCTCTTTCGCCGCTTCGTTAAAGACTACCGAAACCACATCGGTGCTGAAATAAAATTGGCGGGTGTCCAGCGCAAAGCGGTTTCGAGGGGCTTTGTAGGGCGTTACCAGCTTGGCAGACGCTTCAAAGAGCGCACAAGTACGCGCCCATTGTAATTCGTACCACGGGAAGGGCTGGCGATAGCGCAACCGTTGCTCAAGTTGCTGCCGAAATTGCGCAAGGTAGGCGGCGGTGTTGGGATAATCTAGTAGGTTCGTCCCGGTTTCAAGATAAATCAAGTACAAATCTTCGTTCCATTGCAATACACCGGGCGGCACAATCTGCCCGTTTTTTATGGCAGGTTTAACCACTTCTGCTTCTAGCCCCCGCGCAATTTCAGCCGTAACCATAAAAGCTGCATCCAGCCCGGTTTGCACTCCGGTGCGACATTCCGCAACTTGTCCTAGCAATAAAGACCGCTCCTGAATCTTTGCCAGCAGCATTTCTTCATGCGGCATCCGGCGCAACCATGCCCAAGGTGCGCTGCCGAGCTTGCGCTGTTCCACCGACTTTTCTTTTTCACCCACGCAATAAGTGAGCGTGTGTTCAGGGGCGGGCGCTTTCTTTTCCAGAAATATCAGGCAATTATCCACTTCTGCCTCGCTGAAAAGACGCTGCCCCCGCATATCTTCCAGCTTTATGACTGTCACGCTTTGCGCCAGCCATTCACGCAAACGCGCCCCAAATG contains:
- a CDS encoding radical SAM protein, which gives rise to MSNSLDFKAHPRSWRDFKLVYPVIARRSKGLSIGVNLNPDRVCNFDCIYCEVNRTDFHPGKGLIPLPPKNLPRPKVELAEISRELLSLLAIVKDGTLWNEPEFATTPENLKRLNDIAFSGDGEPTACPQFSGAVQAVIEARALAGFSSQTVKLVLITNATRFHRPNVREGLRAIVAAQGEIWAKLDAGTPEYFRKIDKTNIDYGRVLENILSVSGELPLNIQTCMMRVNGDAPSLAEIEAYIHRLVYFLENGAKLNTVQLYTVARPPAQAFVTSLSVAELAEIAELIRQRTGLSVEFFGGSVGLTQKG
- a CDS encoding Eco57I restriction-modification methylase domain-containing protein, encoding MAQLSPLKRQKRLPQEAIGNDSAHIVLAQLARRVLEIALESYKPEEVYPLECLKIAEVCPNELELEQLKPPLLNAKSLAILQLEKPRESKRKRAGSFYTPPELATYITEQAMQNAPEGAIIDPACGGGVFLLAALDKLRELEPSTAPHTLAEKLYGLDLNPDAADLARLTLFMRLYELEGQQSLETLRLLARHIRSGNAIISDSPEKLESLDLFDNPGDGAYLASLMPFNWREEWQEVFEQGGFAVALGNPPYIGFNDYSGVEKAYFNYAYPQAYNLKADMLYYFLCRGIDILKAEGRLGFITARFWQEAAFGARLREWLAQSVTVIKLEDMRGQRLFSEAEVDNCLIFLEKKAPAPEHTLTYCVGEKEKSVEQRKLGSAPWAWLRRMPHEEMLLAKIQERSLLLGQVAECRTGVQTGLDAAFMVTAEIARGLEAEVVKPAIKNGQIVPPGVLQWNEDLYLIYLETGTNLLDYPNTAAYLAQFRQQLEQRLRYRQPFPWYELQWARTCALFEASAKLVTPYKAPRNRFALDTRQFYFSTDVVSVVFNEAAKEGIAPEGLLFEQAAAHFLNTPLSTWQFRSYSKQVGGGQYDYYANPVKNLAIPFPERLKQFPQLFEAKLDISAAADISYALYELTPDEIETIEQTR
- a CDS encoding histidine phosphatase family protein; this encodes MFLYLVRHGQSVWNAENRHQGWQNVPLSPLGELQAQRIAQRLSNMQFDYRYTSPILRCYDTAATIVKAQGLAPETALEVDENIKEGRISARREGRLNKELFSDWTDEEKRLFREDYSFKFEDGESVKGVIERTLAFFERVAALSEEPLPDEKEEELETRPKPTPKTALVVAHLLNIQILTLYALNSLDAIQRRQDNIDRLAIGNCSLTVIETNLKGKAPFFRVHTVSDASHLAGLKAPEPPIAQG
- a CDS encoding glycerophosphodiester phosphodiesterase, which translates into the protein MLDLLRPRTGCLMVAGHRGARGYAPENTMPSFIKAHECGADTIEFDVHLTKDKRCVIIHDEELERTTDGHGLVQDYTWAELSKLDAGSWFDRKSQATLEALAKKEGKFADPNYIPPPIPTQSFAGTRLPLLEETLEWAKAVGIGASIEIKVPFPFYSGTFADNEIIDRTLEIVARYGDEENTQIHSFDHRLMRRVKELNPNISTTISFYGAIMVNPLSLLDDALADGVAIGSIWVTRELVDIYHAHGRTVFAWGGPGEDPYNEEAELGKLVQMGVDYVSGGLPDLLREVAEKYV
- a CDS encoding NAD(P)-dependent oxidoreductase, whose protein sequence is MFLPFRRNRKFRVISISLTNRKNNESRRSIEMTKTQVGFIGLGIMGRGMALNLLKAGFPLTIYARNPQKVQDIVAAGALLVNSSREVAEKSEITITIVPDSPEVLEVILGQNGALEGAQPGSIIIDMSTINPATSRNVAEHCNAKGVHFMDAPVSGGSIGAQTGTLAIMAGGDASVFQRALPIFQAMGRAEAIYHVGVVGSGEVVKIVNNVMGAIITAACGEALAMGVKAGVEVEKIAEIVTNSSGSNWQLANAFPRNVFSGAFKPGFFTELMYKDVGLALQLAEQVGTPATMAQLARGMFESAIAAGYGRDDYTSVVRPVEAAAGVELRAKS
- a CDS encoding DNA translocase FtsK, whose product is MRSLLDHQADGIEYTLHSHNIEGSVVGGNISPRLIQFHVKLASGVKYSRVTNLADEIALALGVHSCRITRDGYFVKVEVPRPDPVAVQLFPLMRTLPADLPTHSPILGLDENGVPLLVRLTSPDIAHVLISGTTGSGKTALARSMIASLALQNPPEQLRMLLIDPKSRGYKHFNGLPNLVCPVITDPTDGLHRLKWAVRHMEKRDETGVSSPVLAIFIDELADLLMVNGREMEQLVTRITQRGREAGIHLIASTQKPAASVIGGIAKSNFPTRIVGKVVSPEDARVASGVAGSGAEKLMGRGDFLLFSGNISTRLQGAYISNAEMEQTVVHLGGTLEQTRPSRPKRETVVQEEYETPYVPTPNYLSRREIRTETQPAPSYRDYGYDEQAMGVSERFENYQQGIGKRRRVAELKAEYPRMDSNYDYRDEDEEVRTVAKPQPQPARQVDLWDEEKPQPKTVAQPPRPLPRVAPSQPTNPRNYETTRRTSSQ